The Mastomys coucha isolate ucsf_1 unplaced genomic scaffold, UCSF_Mcou_1 pScaffold11, whole genome shotgun sequence genome includes a window with the following:
- the Nol12 gene encoding nucleolar protein 12 isoform X1, protein MGRNKKKKRDGDDRRPRLILNFDEEKRREYLTGFHKRKVERKKAAIEEIKQRLKQEQKKLREERHQEYLKMLAEREEALEEADELERLVTAKTESVQYDHPNHTVTVTTVSDLDLSGARLLGLPLPEQGDQDRSQEEEMSSMEKPTKALPRKSKDPLLSQRISSLTATLHAHSRKKVKRKHPRRAQDSTKKPPSATRTSKTQRRRRMTGKARHNGE, encoded by the exons ATGGGCcgcaacaagaagaagaaaagagatggagaTGACCGGCGGCCCCGGCTCATCCTCAACTTTGATGAAGAGAAGCGGCG GGAGTACCTGACAGGCTTCCACAAGCGGAAGGTAGAGCGCAAGAAGGCAGCCATTGAGGAGATAAAGCAGCGACTTAAACAAGAGCAGAAGAAGCTTCGAGAAGAG CGCCACCAGGAGTACCTGAAGATGCTGGCAGAAAGGGAGGAGGCACTAG AGGAGGCAGATGAGCTGGAGCGGCTGGTGACAGCAAAGACCGAGTCGGTGCAGTATGACCACCCCAATCACACAGTCACCGTGACCACAGTCAGTGACCTGGACCTCTCCGGAGCCCGGCTGCTAGGTCTGCCCCTGCCTGAG CAAGGGGACCAGGACAGGTCCCAGGAGGAGGAGATGTCATCCATGGAAAAGCCAACAAAAGCCTTGCCTAGGAAGTCCAAAGACCCCCTGCTCTCCCAGCG CATCTCCTCTCTCACAGCTACACTGCACGCACACAGTCGGAAGAAGGTCAAGAGGAAACACCCTCGGCGGGCACAGGACTCCACCAAGAAACCTCCAAGTGCCACTCGTACCAGCAAGACACAGCGCCGCCGTCGGATGACTGGAAAAGCCAGGCATAACGGGGAGTGA
- the Nol12 gene encoding nucleolar protein 12 isoform X2: protein MGREREYLTGFHKRKVERKKAAIEEIKQRLKQEQKKLREERHQEYLKMLAEREEALEEADELERLVTAKTESVQYDHPNHTVTVTTVSDLDLSGARLLGLPLPEQGDQDRSQEEEMSSMEKPTKALPRKSKDPLLSQRISSLTATLHAHSRKKVKRKHPRRAQDSTKKPPSATRTSKTQRRRRMTGKARHNGE from the exons ATGGGGCGAGAGAG GGAGTACCTGACAGGCTTCCACAAGCGGAAGGTAGAGCGCAAGAAGGCAGCCATTGAGGAGATAAAGCAGCGACTTAAACAAGAGCAGAAGAAGCTTCGAGAAGAG CGCCACCAGGAGTACCTGAAGATGCTGGCAGAAAGGGAGGAGGCACTAG AGGAGGCAGATGAGCTGGAGCGGCTGGTGACAGCAAAGACCGAGTCGGTGCAGTATGACCACCCCAATCACACAGTCACCGTGACCACAGTCAGTGACCTGGACCTCTCCGGAGCCCGGCTGCTAGGTCTGCCCCTGCCTGAG CAAGGGGACCAGGACAGGTCCCAGGAGGAGGAGATGTCATCCATGGAAAAGCCAACAAAAGCCTTGCCTAGGAAGTCCAAAGACCCCCTGCTCTCCCAGCG CATCTCCTCTCTCACAGCTACACTGCACGCACACAGTCGGAAGAAGGTCAAGAGGAAACACCCTCGGCGGGCACAGGACTCCACCAAGAAACCTCCAAGTGCCACTCGTACCAGCAAGACACAGCGCCGCCGTCGGATGACTGGAAAAGCCAGGCATAACGGGGAGTGA